The Deinococcus aquaticus genomic interval GCCCCACCCCCAGGTACGGCAGCGGCAGGTGCCACGGCCGGGGCTGGTACAGCGGCGCCCGCAGGTTCCGGCGCAACAGCGCCGACAGGCCCAGCACACTCAGGGTGTTCAGCAGGTTCACCACGCCGCCCACCTCGGATTCCAGCAGGCGCAACACCACCACCGGCAACGCCACCAGCGCCCCGCCGCCCAGCCCGTACCGCAGGGTCAGCATGGCGATCGGCACGTACCGCAGATCGATTTTCAGCGGCCCGAACGACTCGGTATTCAGGACCAGCAGCACCGACGCCACCGCCGCCACCGCCAGCCGCAACGCGTGATCCGACAGTCGGTCCCGCGCTGGCCACTCCCGGTAGGTCAGGCTGAACAGGAACGCGCAGGTCAGCAGCAGGCACAGATTCAGCAACACGGCACGTTCCCCCCACCTGCACAGTACCGGTCCCCGACTTACATCCTTCTTGCGGCCCGCACCACCGGGGCTTCATGAGACGCGGCCCAAACCCCACACAGCACAGACCGCGCCGGGACTTGACGTCAACCGGCGCGGTCAGGAGGAAGCGTGGCTCAGCGGGAGCGCAGGGTGGTCTGCACGGCGCTCATGAACTCCGCGCGGGTGCGCGGGTCGCTCTTGAACAGTCCGCGCATGGCGCTCGTACTGGTGCTGCTGTTCTGCTTCTGCACGCCACGCATCGCCATACACAGGTGCACGCCCTCCATGACGACCGCCACGCCCTTCGGGGCAAGCAGTTCCTGCACCGCGTCGGCCACCTGCGTCGTGATGCGCTCCTGCACCTGCAGGCGGCGGGAGTACAGGTCCACGATCCGCGCGAACTTACTCAGGCCCAGAATCTGCCCGTCCGGAATGTACGCAATGTGCGCCCGGCCGTAGAAAGGCAGCATATGGTGCTCGCACATGGAGTAGAACTCGATGTCCTTCACGATCACCATCTCGCTGCCATCGGCGGCGAACACGGCGTCACCCACGGCCTCGTGCAGCGTCTTCTGGTACCCGGCGGTCAGGAACCCCCAGGCTTTCGCCACGCGGTGCGGCGTTTTCAGCAGACCCTCGCGCTCCGGGTCCTCCCCGATGGCGCCCAGCCAGCTGTGGGTCAGGGCACTCAGGCCCGGCACTTCCTGCTTCTCATCAGCGGCGCTGATCACTGTTTCAATCGTCAAGGGGGTTGCTCCTTCTCACGCTCCCCGGTCCGGGGGCATGAACATGAATGCCGCGAGTGTAGGCCGTAGCCCCTCGCGGCAATTGTCAAAAAAGATTCAGGAACCCCCCACAGCCCTCCCGGACGTGAGGGAATCTCCAGCCGCCTCCCGGCTCAGGCGGGAACGGACCCGGAGGCCCTCCCGCCCGAAGTCCGGTTTACTTCCAGCTGACCTCGCCGTACGTCTGCTCGCGGGCCGGACCGGCCGAGAAGATCACCACGGGGCAGTTCACGGTCTCCTCGATCAGGTCCAGGTACGCCTGCGCCTCTTTGGCCAGGGTCGCGCGGCTGTCGGCGCCCTCGGTGGTCGCCCAGCCCTTCATGCGTTTCATGACCGGTTGACCGTCCGCGTCGTAGCCCACGCAGACCGGCACCTCGTCCAGACCCGCCAGGACGTCCATCTTGTTGATGACCAGCCCGTCCAGGCCGTTCACGTCCACCGCGTACTTCAGCAGGTGCAGGTCCAGCCAGCCCACCCGGCGCGGACGGCCGGTCGTCGTG includes:
- the folE gene encoding GTP cyclohydrolase I FolE, with product MSAADEKQEVPGLSALTHSWLGAIGEDPEREGLLKTPHRVAKAWGFLTAGYQKTLHEAVGDAVFAADGSEMVIVKDIEFYSMCEHHMLPFYGRAHIAYIPDGQILGLSKFARIVDLYSRRLQVQERITTQVADAVQELLAPKGVAVVMEGVHLCMAMRGVQKQNSSTSTSAMRGLFKSDPRTRAEFMSAVQTTLRSR